A part of Chitinophagales bacterium genomic DNA contains:
- a CDS encoding DUF4266 domain-containing protein encodes MGKALIKALIIIAVLGHLYSCSSIKGLEKYYLSEPNMELEDHSICIFEKNAAMYREGASGGNGGKAGGGCGCH; translated from the coding sequence ATGGGAAAAGCATTGATCAAAGCACTTATTATTATCGCTGTACTGGGACATCTCTATTCGTGCAGCAGTATAAAGGGTTTGGAAAAATATTATCTCTCAGAGCCCAATATGGAATTGGAAGATCACTCGATCTGTATTTTTGAAAAAAATGCGGCCATGTATCGCGAGGGCGCCAGTGGTGGCAATGGAGGAAAAGCAGGGGGCGGATGCGGTTGTCATTGA